A stretch of the Meles meles chromosome 19, mMelMel3.1 paternal haplotype, whole genome shotgun sequence genome encodes the following:
- the LOC123931504 gene encoding zinc finger protein 792-like isoform X1: protein MAALGADPSPAAPLRAGTAMVVAAELRAPAQVSAQGCVTFEDVTIDFSQEEWGLLDEAQRLLYCDVMLETFALIASLGLSTFRSHIVAQLQMGAEPWVPDRVNMMSAMARRAYSGLVSGFGCGTEGERSVSAEGVSQDRKLKEALCNQKNYSRDACGLHMRDILHLTEHRATHPRQKPDACEASGKGSESSANLQQQQNIDKPVRRDEDRASLVKSCRDDTSKEPLTVREDGKVFPGRTATSRILQHQVVHRVEEPPQSNGVQSRNKCGEFGNDFPDKPTPVQHQRTHTRERPFECNKCGVFFSHASGLLQHQRAHNRGKPYECCECGKFFSQHCSLVRHQRVHTGESPYVCSECGKFFSRSSNLIQHKRVHTGEKPYECSECGKFFSQRSNLIHHKRVHTGRSAHECRECGKSFNCNSSLIKHCRVHTGERPYKCSECGKFFSHIASLIQHRIVHTGERPYRCSECGKAFSRSSDLMKHHRVHTGERPYECIECGKLFSQSSSLHSHRRLHTGERPYQCPECGKFFNQSSSLNNHRRLHTSERPYECLECGKTFRQRSNLRQHQKVHKPDRPYKCGECGKAFSQRPTLVRHQKIHTRERSAGNMHPPPAQRCAQVISSENSLYEGPISRRVNLVHPNVHNGQNPYEC, encoded by the exons AtggcggcactgggcgctgacccgtCTCCGGCGGCGCCGCTGCGAGCCGGGACAGCGATGGTGGTGGCGGCGGAGCTCAGGGCCCCGGCACAAGTGAGTGCACAG ggctgtgtgacctttgagGACGTGACCATTGACTTCTCCCAGGAGGAGTGGGGGCTCCTTGATGAGGCTCAGAGGCTTCTGTACTGCGATGTGATGCTGGAGACCTTTGCCCTGATAGCCTCGCTGG GACTGTCAACTTTCAGGTCTCACATAGTTGCCCAGCTGCAGATGGGGGCAGAGCCGTGGGTGCCTGACAGGGTGAACATGATGTCAGCCATGGCAAGACGGGCGTACAGTGGACTTGTCTcgg GTTTTGGCTGTGGAACGGAGGGTGAGCGTAGTGTGTCTGCAGAAGGAGTGTCACAGGACAGGAAGCTTAAGGAGGCTCTGTGCAACCAGAAAAACTACTCCCGTGACGCATGTGGCCTGCACATGAGAGACATTTTGCACCTGACCGAACACCGGGCAACACATCCCAGGCAGAAACCAGACGCTTGTGAGGCATCTGGGAAAGGGTCGGAGTCCAGTGCAAACCTTCAGCAGCAGCAGAATATAGATAAACCGGTCAGAAGGGATGAGGACAGGGCCTCCCTTGTGAAAAGCTGCAGAGATGACACATCAAAGGAGCCTCTCACAGTCAGGGAGGATGGGAAGGTCTTCCCGGGCAGGACGGCCACATCCAGGATTCTCCAGCACCAGGTTGTTCACAGAGTGGAGGAGCCTCCCCAGAGCAATGGCGTGCAAAGTCGTAACAAGTGCGGTGAATTTGGGAACGATTTCCCTGACAAGCCCACACCTGTTCAGCACCAGAGAACCCACACCAGAGAAAGGCCTTTTGAGTGCAACAAATGTGGGGTATTCTTTAGCCACGCCTCTGGCCTCCTTCAGCACCAGAGAGCTCACAACAGAGGAAAGCCTTATGAGTGCTGCGAATGTGGGAAGTTCTTCAGCCAACACTGTAGTCTCGTGAGACATCAGAGAGTTCACACTGGGGAAAGCCCTTATGTGTGCAGCGAATGCGGGAAATTCTTTAGCCGAAGCTCCAACCTCATTCAGCATAAGAGGGTGCACACTGGAGAGAAGCCTTATGAGTGCAGTGAGTGTGGGAAGTTCTTCAGCCAGCGCTCCAACCTCATTCATCATAAGAGGGTCCACACGGGCAGAAGCGCTCATGAGTGCAGAGAGTGTGGGAAGTCATTCAACTGCAACTCCAGCCTCATTAAGCACTGTAGGGTTCACACTGGCGAAAGACCTTATaagtgcagtgaatgtgggaaattTTTCAGCCACATTGCCAGTCTCATCCAACATCGTATCGTCCACACTGGTGAACGGCCTTACAGGTGCAGCGAATGCGGGAAAGCCTTCAGCCGGAGCTCTGACCTCATGAAGCATCATAGAGTCCACACTGGGGAGCGGCCTTATGAGTGCATCGAATGTGGGAAATTGTTTAGCCAGAGCTCCAGCCTCCATAGCCATCGGAGACTTCACACTGGGGAACGGCCTTATCAGTGCCCGGAATGTGGGAAATTCTTTAACCAAAGCTCCAGCCTCAATAACCATCGGAGACTTCACACCAGTGAGCGGCCTTATGAGTGCCTCGAATGTGGGAAAACTTTCCGACAGAGGTCTAATCTGAGGCAACACCAGAAAGTTCACAAACCAGACAGGCCATATAAGTGTGGtgaatgtggaaaagccttcagCCAGAGGCCTACCCTTGTCCGGCACCAAAAAATTCACACGAGAGAAAGGAGTGCAGGGAATATGCACCCTCCTCCAGCACAACGATGTGCACAGGTGATAAGCTCTGAGAACAGTCTTTATGAGGGGCCCATCAGCCGGAGGGTGAATCTTGTTCATCCCAATGTCCACAATGGGCAGAATCCCTATGAATGCTAG
- the LOC123931504 gene encoding zinc finger protein 792-like isoform X2: protein MAALGADPSPAAPLRAGTAMVVAAELRAPAQGCVTFEDVTIDFSQEEWGLLDEAQRLLYCDVMLETFALIASLGLSTFRSHIVAQLQMGAEPWVPDRVNMMSAMARRAYSGLVSGFGCGTEGERSVSAEGVSQDRKLKEALCNQKNYSRDACGLHMRDILHLTEHRATHPRQKPDACEASGKGSESSANLQQQQNIDKPVRRDEDRASLVKSCRDDTSKEPLTVREDGKVFPGRTATSRILQHQVVHRVEEPPQSNGVQSRNKCGEFGNDFPDKPTPVQHQRTHTRERPFECNKCGVFFSHASGLLQHQRAHNRGKPYECCECGKFFSQHCSLVRHQRVHTGESPYVCSECGKFFSRSSNLIQHKRVHTGEKPYECSECGKFFSQRSNLIHHKRVHTGRSAHECRECGKSFNCNSSLIKHCRVHTGERPYKCSECGKFFSHIASLIQHRIVHTGERPYRCSECGKAFSRSSDLMKHHRVHTGERPYECIECGKLFSQSSSLHSHRRLHTGERPYQCPECGKFFNQSSSLNNHRRLHTSERPYECLECGKTFRQRSNLRQHQKVHKPDRPYKCGECGKAFSQRPTLVRHQKIHTRERSAGNMHPPPAQRCAQVISSENSLYEGPISRRVNLVHPNVHNGQNPYEC, encoded by the exons AtggcggcactgggcgctgacccgtCTCCGGCGGCGCCGCTGCGAGCCGGGACAGCGATGGTGGTGGCGGCGGAGCTCAGGGCCCCGGCACAA ggctgtgtgacctttgagGACGTGACCATTGACTTCTCCCAGGAGGAGTGGGGGCTCCTTGATGAGGCTCAGAGGCTTCTGTACTGCGATGTGATGCTGGAGACCTTTGCCCTGATAGCCTCGCTGG GACTGTCAACTTTCAGGTCTCACATAGTTGCCCAGCTGCAGATGGGGGCAGAGCCGTGGGTGCCTGACAGGGTGAACATGATGTCAGCCATGGCAAGACGGGCGTACAGTGGACTTGTCTcgg GTTTTGGCTGTGGAACGGAGGGTGAGCGTAGTGTGTCTGCAGAAGGAGTGTCACAGGACAGGAAGCTTAAGGAGGCTCTGTGCAACCAGAAAAACTACTCCCGTGACGCATGTGGCCTGCACATGAGAGACATTTTGCACCTGACCGAACACCGGGCAACACATCCCAGGCAGAAACCAGACGCTTGTGAGGCATCTGGGAAAGGGTCGGAGTCCAGTGCAAACCTTCAGCAGCAGCAGAATATAGATAAACCGGTCAGAAGGGATGAGGACAGGGCCTCCCTTGTGAAAAGCTGCAGAGATGACACATCAAAGGAGCCTCTCACAGTCAGGGAGGATGGGAAGGTCTTCCCGGGCAGGACGGCCACATCCAGGATTCTCCAGCACCAGGTTGTTCACAGAGTGGAGGAGCCTCCCCAGAGCAATGGCGTGCAAAGTCGTAACAAGTGCGGTGAATTTGGGAACGATTTCCCTGACAAGCCCACACCTGTTCAGCACCAGAGAACCCACACCAGAGAAAGGCCTTTTGAGTGCAACAAATGTGGGGTATTCTTTAGCCACGCCTCTGGCCTCCTTCAGCACCAGAGAGCTCACAACAGAGGAAAGCCTTATGAGTGCTGCGAATGTGGGAAGTTCTTCAGCCAACACTGTAGTCTCGTGAGACATCAGAGAGTTCACACTGGGGAAAGCCCTTATGTGTGCAGCGAATGCGGGAAATTCTTTAGCCGAAGCTCCAACCTCATTCAGCATAAGAGGGTGCACACTGGAGAGAAGCCTTATGAGTGCAGTGAGTGTGGGAAGTTCTTCAGCCAGCGCTCCAACCTCATTCATCATAAGAGGGTCCACACGGGCAGAAGCGCTCATGAGTGCAGAGAGTGTGGGAAGTCATTCAACTGCAACTCCAGCCTCATTAAGCACTGTAGGGTTCACACTGGCGAAAGACCTTATaagtgcagtgaatgtgggaaattTTTCAGCCACATTGCCAGTCTCATCCAACATCGTATCGTCCACACTGGTGAACGGCCTTACAGGTGCAGCGAATGCGGGAAAGCCTTCAGCCGGAGCTCTGACCTCATGAAGCATCATAGAGTCCACACTGGGGAGCGGCCTTATGAGTGCATCGAATGTGGGAAATTGTTTAGCCAGAGCTCCAGCCTCCATAGCCATCGGAGACTTCACACTGGGGAACGGCCTTATCAGTGCCCGGAATGTGGGAAATTCTTTAACCAAAGCTCCAGCCTCAATAACCATCGGAGACTTCACACCAGTGAGCGGCCTTATGAGTGCCTCGAATGTGGGAAAACTTTCCGACAGAGGTCTAATCTGAGGCAACACCAGAAAGTTCACAAACCAGACAGGCCATATAAGTGTGGtgaatgtggaaaagccttcagCCAGAGGCCTACCCTTGTCCGGCACCAAAAAATTCACACGAGAGAAAGGAGTGCAGGGAATATGCACCCTCCTCCAGCACAACGATGTGCACAGGTGATAAGCTCTGAGAACAGTCTTTATGAGGGGCCCATCAGCCGGAGGGTGAATCTTGTTCATCCCAATGTCCACAATGGGCAGAATCCCTATGAATGCTAG
- the LOC123930528 gene encoding zinc finger protein 792-like, producing the protein MAALGADPSLAAPLRAGAAMVVAAALRAPAQGCVTFEDVTIDFSQEEWGLLDEAQRLLYCDVMLETFALIASLGLSTFRSHIVAQLQMGAEPWVPDRVNMMSAMARRAYSGLVSGFGCGAEGERSVSAEGVSQDRKLKEALYNQKNYSRDARGLHMRDILHLTEHRATHPRQKPDACEASGKGSESSANLQQQQNIDKPVRRDEDRASLVKSCRDDTSKEPLTVREDGKVFAGRTATSGFILHQVVHRVEEPPQSNGPQSHNKCHEFGNTFRDKPAPGQHQRTHTRERPFECNKCGVFFSHASSLLQHQRAHNRGKPYECCECGKFFSRQSSLVRHQRVHTGESPYVCSECGKFFSQSSNLIQHKRVHTGEKPYECSECGKFFSQRSNLIHHKRVHTGRSAHECRECGKSFNCNSSLIKHYRVHTGERPYKCSECGKFFSRISSLIQHHVIHTGERPYGCSECGRAFIWSSDLMKHHRVHTGERPYECIECGKLFSQSSTLYSHRRLHTGEQPYQCPECGKFFKHSSSLHSHRRLHTGERPYECLECGKTFSKRATLVRHQKIHTRERSAGNMHPPPAQRCAQVISSENSLYEGPISWRVNLVHPSVQWAESL; encoded by the exons AtggcggcactgggcgctgacccgtCTCTGGCGGCTCCGCTGCGAGCCGGGGCAGCGATGGTAGTGGCGGCGGCGCTCAGGGCCCCGGCACAG ggctgtgtgacctttgagGACGTGACCATTGACTTCTCCCAGGAGGAGTGGGGGCTCCTTGATGAGGCTCAGAGGCTTCTGTACTGCGATGTGATGCTGGAGACCTTTGCCCTGATAGCCTCGCTGG GACTGTCAACTTTCAGGTCTCACATAGTTGCCCAGCTGCAGATGGGGGCAGAGCCGTGGGTGCCTGACAGGGTGAACATGATGTCAGCCATGGCAAGACGGGCGTACAGTGGACTTGTCTcgg GTTTTGGCTGTGGAGCGGAGGGTGAGCGTAGTGTGTCTGCAGAAGGAGTGTCACAGGACAGGAAGCTCAAGGAGGCTCTGTACAACCAGAAAAACTACTCCCGTGACGCACGTGGCCTGCACATGAGAGACATTTTGCACCTGACCGAACACCGGGCAACACATCCCAGGCAGAAACCAGATGCTTGTGAGGCATCTGGGAAAGGGTCGGAGTCCAGTGCAAACCTTCAGCAGCAGCAGAATATAGATAAACCTGTCAGAAGGGATGAGGACAGGGCCTCCCTTGTGAAGAGCTGCAGAGATGACACATCAAAGGAGCCTCTCACAGTCAGGGAGGATGGGAAGGTCTTCGCGGGCAGGACGGCCACATCCGGCTTTATCCTGCACCAGGTCGTTCACAGAGTGGAGGAGCCTCCCCAGAGCAATGGCCCGCAAAGTCATAACAAGTGCCATGAATTTGGGAACACTTTCCGTGACAAGCCCGCACCTGGTCAGCACCAGAGAACCCACACCAGAGAAAGGCCTTTTGAGTGCAACAAATGTGGGGTATTCTTTAGCCATGCCTCCAGCCTCCTTCAGCACCAGAGAGCTCACAACAGAGGAAAGCCTTATGAGTGCTGCGAATGTGGGAAGTTCTTCAGCCGACAGTCTAGTCTCGTGAGACATCAGAGAGTTCACACTGGGGAAAGCCCTTATGTGTGCAGCGAATGCGGGAAATTCTTTAGCCAAAGCTCCAACCTCATTCAGCATAAGAGGGTGCACACTGGAGAGAAGCCTTATGAGTGCAGTGAGTGTGGGAAGTTCTTCAGCCAGCGCTCCAACCTCATTCATCATAAGAGGGTCCACACGGGCAGAAGCGCTCATGAGTGCAGAGAGTGTGGGAAGTCATTCAACTGCAACTCCAGCCTCATTAAGCACTATAGGGTTCACACTGGCGAAAGACCTTATaagtgcagtgaatgtgggaaattCTTCAGCCGCATCTCCAGTCTCATCCAACATCATGTCATCCACACTGGTGAACGGCCTTACGGGTGCAGCGAATGTGGGAGAGCCTTCATCTGGAGCTCTGACCTCATGAAGCATCATAGAGTCCACACTGGGGAGCGGCCTTATGAGTGCATCGAATGTGGGAAATTGTTTAGCCAGAGCTCCACCCTCTATAGCCATCGGAGACTTCACACTGGGGAGCAGCCTTATCAGTGCCCCGAATGTGGAAAATTCTTTAAGCATAGCTCCAGCCTCCATAGCCATCGGAGACTTCACACCGGTGAGCGGCCTTATGAGTGCCTCGAATGTGGGAAAACCTTCAGCAAGAGGGCTACCCTCGTCCGGCACCAGAAAATTCACACGAGAGAAAGGAGTGCAGGGAATATGCACCCTCCTCCAGCACAACGATGTGCACAGGTGATAAGCTCTGAGAACAGTCTTTATGAGGGGCCCATCAGCTGGAGGGTGAATCTTGTTCATCCCAGTGTCCAATGGGCAGAATCCCTATGA